A genomic stretch from Enterobacter dykesii includes:
- a CDS encoding outer membrane beta-barrel protein yields MHKIKLAVIFLFICVFNTTVSASNSMSMNYAIGKKNGAENMHGLNIMFRHDMNDFALVASGTYIQNTSGSGYSYLKNKYASIMPGIAFNITQDINLYGLAGLASGSKMKPNQTHEVYGAAFGAGFFYNLTDNIQLNSGYELGIIDNKEINTFIIGIGYLF; encoded by the coding sequence ATGCATAAAATTAAGCTTGCAGTGATATTTCTTTTTATTTGCGTTTTTAACACGACTGTATCTGCTAGTAATTCAATGTCTATGAATTATGCTATAGGCAAGAAAAATGGGGCGGAAAATATGCATGGATTGAATATCATGTTTAGACACGATATGAATGATTTCGCACTGGTCGCATCAGGCACTTATATACAGAATACCAGCGGCTCTGGATATTCTTATTTAAAGAATAAATATGCATCTATTATGCCGGGTATAGCATTTAACATTACGCAAGATATAAACTTATATGGGCTTGCTGGTCTTGCTTCTGGCTCAAAAATGAAACCTAATCAAACACATGAGGTTTACGGAGCTGCTTTTGGTGCTGGTTTTTTTTACAATTTAACAGACAACATTCAATTAAATTCAGGATATGAATTGGGAATTATTGATAACAAAGAAATAAATACTTTCATCATTGGGATAGGATATTTGTTTTGA
- a CDS encoding response regulator transcription factor → MISKKLLRIYVITDNYFLYHGIRELIEDSKVFESYTYNVEQTTKLPTLIFYHKYHTQDIIITDNFLHCYAVSKYRPEKTLILPCNYDLDKYIECFNDLTDQNDFHDMLHFKKLSSQETLLFTLFSEGTTDDNIAIILNITKKTISTHRRNILQKLNLKNRHELYMYALATKEGVYEHV, encoded by the coding sequence ATGATCTCTAAAAAATTATTAAGAATATACGTTATTACTGACAATTATTTTTTATATCACGGCATCAGGGAACTTATTGAAGATTCAAAAGTTTTTGAATCTTATACATATAACGTTGAGCAAACCACAAAGCTTCCAACACTTATTTTTTATCATAAGTATCATACTCAAGATATTATTATTACAGATAACTTTTTACATTGTTATGCAGTTTCAAAATACAGACCAGAAAAAACTTTGATTTTACCATGTAATTACGACTTGGATAAATACATTGAGTGTTTTAATGATTTAACAGACCAAAATGACTTTCATGATATGCTTCATTTTAAAAAACTATCATCACAAGAGACTCTTTTGTTCACTTTGTTTTCTGAAGGAACAACAGATGACAACATTGCAATTATTCTTAACATAACAAAAAAGACAATAAGCACACATCGACGTAATATTTTGCAAAAGTTGAATTTAAAAAATAGACATGAACTTTATATGTATGCTCTGGCAACAAAGGAGGGGGTTTATGAGCATGTATAA
- a CDS encoding helix-turn-helix domain-containing protein, giving the protein MFDHILEIVEASNKFIRIYASNGQQIHSTLNNKPHVYFLTEGRVDIYRKTDDILIFTVYAPYILGLFFMFEKNDYHYFRASTDAAFTAIPTIELNCLADSNNLWKHFFLMTCEIASNFFKRDQRFSSKNAYDIIKNNLEAIWELPENERSQISVFKFILSRSTISRSSLNKVLKDLNDGGYIKIHRGKLLNIKNLPLKY; this is encoded by the coding sequence ATGTTTGACCATATCTTAGAGATTGTTGAAGCTTCTAACAAATTTATACGCATTTATGCGTCAAATGGACAGCAGATACACAGCACACTCAATAATAAACCACATGTTTACTTTCTCACCGAAGGTAGAGTAGATATTTATAGGAAAACAGACGATATTTTAATTTTCACTGTATATGCACCTTATATTTTAGGGTTATTTTTTATGTTCGAAAAGAATGATTATCATTATTTCAGAGCTTCGACGGATGCAGCCTTTACAGCAATACCAACTATAGAACTGAACTGCCTAGCTGATAGTAATAATTTGTGGAAACATTTTTTCTTAATGACTTGTGAAATCGCTTCAAACTTTTTCAAAAGGGATCAAAGATTTTCATCAAAAAATGCCTACGATATTATAAAAAACAACTTAGAAGCTATATGGGAATTACCAGAAAATGAAAGATCTCAAATTTCAGTTTTCAAATTTATTTTATCTAGAAGTACAATATCTCGTAGCTCCTTAAATAAAGTTCTAAAAGACCTCAATGATGGGGGGTATATTAAAATTCACAGAGGAAAACTTTTAAACATTAAAAATCTACCGCTAAAATACTAA
- a CDS encoding polysaccharide biosynthesis protein yields MLTKTQKNIIWMITEKSIGIIGLFFINALVAKYLGPVVIGQIAIATAIFQIIQVAAVFGSDSIFYKRITTNLLGGIQLMLPIFILRSAVFIFFACTCIMILNVQMDLTGMVLVLSICLAYYFYTIDTYTSFNESLLNSRMNALANVTGLIFGLVVRALMVKYKAPVILFGLPLIIISATPYFLKLFIFRKEYKSKVTIKYKALRKRFFYLSYAGSILVVPSVIASIYPRLNLLVISFLYGDHDVGIYSVSQTLATSWNFILLSLLTSCLPAIFREKNKSKIINLGARLHLNIILLSIPVIFLMTFLISYVIFYIYGGEYNESIAPCILLCFATLLSTLGMASSKIIVKLSGYRFLLYKTIFVLVFSLVLSYFFSLRFGLIGAALAVIITEIFSLTIFNYLFMQGFMLLVHVEIIKVICGCVRKLFKKSVR; encoded by the coding sequence GTGTTAACTAAAACTCAAAAAAATATCATTTGGATGATTACAGAAAAATCAATAGGCATAATTGGTCTTTTCTTTATAAACGCTTTAGTAGCTAAATACTTGGGGCCTGTAGTAATTGGGCAAATAGCAATCGCAACTGCGATTTTTCAAATTATTCAAGTTGCCGCGGTTTTTGGTAGCGATAGTATTTTCTATAAAAGAATAACCACAAACTTACTGGGCGGCATTCAATTAATGTTGCCTATATTCATATTGAGGAGTGCGGTATTTATATTTTTTGCATGTACTTGCATCATGATTTTAAATGTGCAAATGGATTTAACAGGTATGGTGTTAGTGCTGTCAATATGTTTGGCATATTACTTTTACACAATTGATACATATACAAGCTTTAATGAGTCATTGCTGAACTCTAGAATGAATGCTCTTGCAAACGTAACCGGACTTATTTTCGGTTTAGTAGTCAGAGCATTAATGGTTAAATATAAAGCTCCGGTTATCTTATTTGGACTGCCTCTTATAATTATAAGCGCTACCCCTTACTTTTTGAAGTTATTTATATTCCGGAAGGAATATAAAAGTAAAGTGACAATAAAATATAAAGCATTAAGAAAAAGATTTTTTTACCTGAGTTATGCGGGTAGTATTCTCGTTGTTCCTTCTGTTATTGCATCAATCTATCCGAGATTGAATTTACTTGTAATATCATTTTTGTATGGGGATCATGATGTCGGCATATATTCAGTTTCTCAAACTCTTGCTACTAGTTGGAATTTCATTTTGTTATCGTTGCTAACCTCTTGTCTACCGGCAATATTTCGAGAGAAAAACAAATCAAAAATAATCAATCTTGGTGCAAGACTGCATTTGAATATCATTTTACTGTCAATTCCGGTAATATTTCTGATGACGTTTTTGATAAGCTATGTAATCTTCTACATATATGGTGGTGAGTATAATGAATCTATAGCGCCCTGCATTTTATTATGTTTTGCAACATTATTATCTACACTTGGAATGGCTTCATCGAAAATAATTGTTAAGCTTTCTGGATATAGATTTTTGCTATATAAAACTATATTTGTTTTGGTTTTTAGTTTGGTGCTTTCTTATTTTTTTTCTCTAAGGTTCGGATTGATTGGTGCTGCCTTAGCGGTTATCATTACTGAAATTTTTTCTCTAACAATTTTCAACTACTTGTTCATGCAAGGTTTTATGTTGTTAGTGCATGTCGAAATAATCAAGGTTATTTGCGGATGCGTTCGGAAATTATTTAAAAAAAGCGTTAGATAA
- a CDS encoding site-specific integrase — MAARPRKNNVKIPNLYPLYSRKVNKIYWRYKHPVTGKFHSLGTNEAEATAIAIEANERLAEQRTRQVLALSDKIATSKGKAITTNTWLDRYWKIQDERLENGDIKPNTHKQKAKPVALLRESVGMKLISSVDVRDVAQILESYVAEGQPRMAQVIRSVLIDVFKEAQHYGEVPPGYNPALATKQPRRRVTRQRLNLDEWQKIFAIADARHQYMGNAMLLALVTGQRLGDISNMKFCDIWDDHLHVVQEKTGSKLALPLSLRLNAIDWSLRDVVARCRDYAVSPYLIHFFRATSMAERGAQVKSNTITMNFSKARDKSDINWGDGTPATFHEQRSLAERLYEIQGIDTQKLLGHKSPNQTARYHDDRGKDWIKILI; from the coding sequence ATGGCTGCTCGACCACGTAAAAACAACGTCAAGATACCTAATCTCTATCCGCTATACAGTCGGAAGGTAAATAAAATCTACTGGCGTTATAAGCATCCTGTTACTGGTAAATTTCACAGCCTCGGAACTAACGAGGCTGAAGCAACAGCAATAGCAATCGAAGCTAATGAGCGACTAGCTGAACAGCGCACCAGGCAGGTTTTGGCTCTCAGTGACAAGATCGCCACCAGCAAAGGAAAGGCGATAACAACAAATACGTGGTTAGATCGTTATTGGAAAATTCAGGATGAAAGACTGGAGAATGGTGATATCAAGCCGAACACTCATAAACAAAAGGCTAAACCAGTAGCCCTACTTCGTGAGAGCGTGGGAATGAAATTGATTTCATCCGTCGATGTTCGGGATGTTGCCCAGATACTGGAGTCCTATGTTGCAGAAGGTCAACCGAGGATGGCCCAGGTAATCCGCTCTGTTTTGATCGATGTATTCAAGGAAGCCCAGCATTATGGCGAGGTACCGCCGGGTTATAACCCGGCTCTTGCGACAAAACAACCGCGCCGGCGAGTTACCCGACAACGTCTAAACCTCGACGAATGGCAAAAGATTTTCGCGATAGCTGATGCCCGCCATCAATACATGGGCAATGCAATGCTATTGGCGCTCGTTACAGGTCAACGCCTTGGGGATATTTCCAACATGAAGTTTTGCGATATTTGGGATGACCATCTGCATGTCGTTCAGGAGAAAACAGGGAGCAAGCTAGCGCTCCCTCTATCCCTAAGGCTTAACGCGATTGACTGGAGTTTGAGGGATGTAGTTGCACGTTGCCGTGACTATGCAGTGAGTCCATACCTAATCCACTTCTTTCGGGCAACCTCAATGGCAGAACGAGGTGCCCAGGTAAAGTCGAACACAATAACAATGAACTTCAGTAAGGCTCGTGATAAATCAGACATAAATTGGGGGGATGGCACGCCAGCTACTTTCCATGAACAACGCTCGTTAGCGGAAAGACTATATGAGATTCAAGGGATAGATACTCAGAAGTTGCTAGGTCATAAGTCACCGAATCAAACGGCTCGATATCATGATGATCGGGGTAAAGATTGGATTAAAATACTTATATAA
- a CDS encoding excisionase, translating into MLQMLTLEEWAAEKYRSNPPSLNTLRRYAKESMFTPPATKEGRYWRVREDAEITGNLTQPVIKKSDSPMLQRILSDGCSTT; encoded by the coding sequence ATGCTTCAAATGCTGACTTTAGAAGAATGGGCTGCGGAAAAATACCGGAGTAATCCTCCAAGTCTGAATACTTTACGCCGATACGCCAAAGAGAGCATGTTCACTCCCCCGGCCACCAAAGAAGGAAGATACTGGCGGGTAAGAGAAGATGCCGAGATTACAGGTAATTTAACCCAGCCCGTTATTAAAAAATCTGATTCTCCTATGCTTCAAAGGATACTGTCTGATGGCTGCTCGACCACGTAA
- a CDS encoding exonuclease — translation MEFFHLIKATQKSGKEDAVIWFTAKSEARANLQLDVELEDAGIETGRGKDYSKPVRTDFPVYNDLPEESTVDYTWCKRYELQDDGRTWLPKAGAGSTEAVDNTAAPEPTVKVESTVESVPLENRTPAVRFAVHMTSEKYQSHITKEQQLAASEMSLDEGNTYLQNMLLAKNNIPEVAELSLNAEWKLVQAIKQVFAPDEAHETEDIAAFMADWAKADASVHNQLVEDWRSGKFTPLKSESTSDTGVIAGQGLEADNGIQIDKNDDETTRYPVVRMPFRKQVLAQFTCDELRHHLTREEYEGISALEMDTDNSYVQNLLLAAENCEQVKGYDTKDLWRYTDAIRKVFSQEKRHELALVLRFTRIWAATDYIDRGLLVKEWAKGNRVAEIQRTESGTNAGGGNKTDRNPDLKHDLDTLDLEIALATLPMDFNIYDIPGGVFRRAKEIVSKKESPFKEWSKALRATPGVLDYSRAAIFALIRSAHPEHYLYPARLSGFINANLTESDHSAPSDETLVAARHNPEVSWTNEIVTDSAFETGGQNEGAQVDGGTLPVLEKVGNGLFSIEGLATSNAVNVQQNTAAEYVDNVQMEETGNDETPDGAALSEGTEETISGASTTETYSSTTAINNDSGHHNYTDPEMLYTHLMIDIEAFGKKADSPVVSIGAVFFDPSTGNTGSEFYKVISLESAMASGGVPDASTIIFWLKASPEARSELVMDDAIPLDDALLQLNEFIGENAVNGPDSVQVWGNGATYDNVLLEASYDRTGIPCPWKFWNNRDVRTIVELGKAVGCKPRYEIPFEGEPHKAISDALHQVKYVSAIWQRLTEH, via the coding sequence ATGGAATTCTTTCATTTAATCAAGGCAACGCAGAAATCCGGCAAAGAAGATGCCGTTATCTGGTTCACGGCTAAATCAGAAGCACGAGCCAATTTGCAGCTGGATGTAGAGCTGGAAGATGCTGGCATTGAAACCGGCCGGGGCAAGGATTATAGCAAGCCTGTCCGTACCGATTTCCCTGTTTACAACGACCTGCCGGAAGAAAGCACAGTAGATTACACCTGGTGCAAACGCTACGAACTGCAGGACGATGGACGCACCTGGCTGCCAAAGGCTGGTGCTGGATCAACTGAAGCCGTGGACAACACTGCCGCACCGGAACCGACCGTTAAAGTCGAAAGTACCGTCGAGAGTGTTCCTCTTGAAAACCGCACTCCAGCGGTCCGTTTTGCCGTCCACATGACCAGCGAAAAATACCAGTCACATATCACTAAAGAGCAGCAGCTGGCTGCCAGCGAAATGTCACTGGATGAAGGCAATACCTATCTTCAGAACATGCTGCTGGCGAAGAACAACATCCCTGAAGTTGCCGAACTCAGCCTGAACGCTGAGTGGAAACTGGTTCAGGCGATTAAGCAGGTATTCGCGCCAGATGAAGCGCACGAAACTGAAGATATCGCTGCATTCATGGCTGACTGGGCTAAAGCAGATGCCAGCGTTCACAACCAATTAGTTGAAGACTGGCGCAGTGGCAAATTTACCCCTCTGAAATCTGAAAGCACCAGTGACACCGGGGTTATAGCAGGTCAGGGTCTTGAAGCTGATAACGGTATCCAGATTGACAAGAATGATGACGAAACCACACGTTATCCAGTCGTTCGCATGCCCTTCCGCAAGCAGGTACTCGCCCAGTTCACCTGCGACGAACTGCGCCACCACTTAACCCGCGAAGAATACGAAGGTATCAGCGCGCTGGAGATGGACACTGACAATAGCTATGTCCAGAACCTGCTGCTGGCGGCAGAAAACTGCGAACAGGTTAAGGGTTACGACACCAAAGACCTGTGGCGCTATACCGACGCCATTCGCAAAGTGTTCAGCCAGGAAAAGCGTCACGAACTCGCTTTGGTTCTCCGATTCACCAGAATCTGGGCGGCGACTGATTACATTGACCGCGGCCTGCTGGTAAAAGAATGGGCCAAAGGCAATCGCGTTGCAGAAATACAGCGTACTGAAAGCGGTACGAATGCTGGCGGAGGCAACAAGACCGACAGAAACCCTGACCTTAAACATGATCTCGACACTCTCGATTTAGAGATTGCGCTGGCCACGTTACCAATGGATTTCAACATTTACGATATCCCTGGTGGTGTTTTCCGTCGGGCTAAAGAGATTGTTAGTAAGAAAGAAAGTCCGTTCAAGGAATGGTCTAAAGCCCTTCGTGCAACCCCGGGAGTTTTGGATTACTCGCGTGCGGCTATCTTTGCACTTATCCGTAGCGCTCACCCAGAACATTATCTGTATCCGGCACGTCTCAGCGGATTCATTAACGCGAACCTGACTGAAAGCGATCATTCTGCACCATCAGACGAAACTCTTGTTGCGGCACGCCATAACCCGGAGGTGAGCTGGACAAACGAGATAGTGACTGATTCTGCTTTTGAAACTGGCGGCCAGAATGAAGGTGCGCAAGTCGACGGCGGCACGCTGCCGGTTCTCGAAAAAGTTGGTAATGGTCTTTTTTCTATTGAAGGGCTGGCCACCAGCAACGCTGTAAATGTCCAACAAAATACCGCGGCGGAGTACGTTGATAATGTGCAGATGGAAGAAACTGGCAATGATGAAACCCCGGACGGTGCTGCGTTATCAGAAGGCACGGAAGAAACTATCTCAGGCGCAAGCACTACTGAGACTTATAGCAGCACAACTGCCATAAATAATGATTCCGGTCATCATAATTATACCGACCCTGAAATGCTCTATACACACCTTATGATCGACATTGAAGCTTTTGGTAAAAAAGCTGATTCACCAGTCGTATCTATCGGGGCCGTGTTCTTTGATCCATCTACAGGTAATACCGGATCGGAATTTTACAAAGTTATTAGCCTGGAATCAGCCATGGCCAGCGGCGGAGTTCCGGATGCATCTACCATTATCTTCTGGCTAAAAGCTTCGCCCGAAGCGCGCTCTGAGTTGGTAATGGATGACGCTATTCCGCTCGATGATGCATTACTGCAGCTAAATGAGTTTATAGGCGAGAATGCGGTTAACGGCCCTGATTCTGTTCAGGTCTGGGGTAATGGTGCCACTTATGACAATGTCCTGCTTGAGGCATCTTATGACCGTACGGGGATCCCCTGCCCATGGAAATTCTGGAATAACCGGGATGTAAGAACCATTGTCGAGTTGGGTAAAGCCGTTGGCTGCAAGCCTCGCTATGAGATCCCATTTGAGGGAGAACCTCACAAGGCTATTTCGGATGCTCTTCATCAGGTCAAATACGTGTCAGCAATCTGGCAGCGTCTGACTGAACACTGA
- a CDS encoding DUF1482 family protein, translated as MSSFFALIVTVCALTGECSDIMLGVYKTESGCDAAAKEQHIKGVCYPYKPAGDQQPAFKF; from the coding sequence ATGAGCTCGTTCTTTGCCCTGATCGTTACCGTCTGTGCCCTCACCGGGGAATGCTCAGACATCATGCTCGGTGTATACAAAACCGAATCTGGCTGTGATGCAGCTGCCAAAGAGCAGCACATTAAAGGAGTGTGTTACCCATATAAACCGGCTGGAGACCAACAGCCTGCTTTCAAGTTTTAA
- a CDS encoding helix-turn-helix domain-containing protein, which translates to MNFGKRLQKAIKDLEISQSELARRLGVKAQSVNGWCNSDILPRSEILNLLPAATGYPLSWFFMEDGETLEEHDPWSPKPQVKPSTELEERLLEAFEQLPTDDEKERIIKIIDLRLEELDNFAKTYLQKRNLIPPTK; encoded by the coding sequence ATGAACTTCGGTAAGAGATTGCAAAAGGCCATAAAAGATCTCGAAATATCACAATCTGAGCTGGCGCGCAGACTGGGAGTCAAAGCTCAATCTGTTAATGGCTGGTGCAATTCTGACATTTTACCCAGATCTGAAATACTGAATCTTCTTCCCGCTGCGACTGGGTATCCACTCTCATGGTTCTTCATGGAAGATGGTGAGACCCTCGAAGAGCACGATCCCTGGTCACCAAAACCACAAGTTAAACCTTCAACAGAACTTGAAGAAAGACTTCTAGAAGCATTCGAACAATTGCCAACAGATGATGAAAAAGAACGAATTATCAAGATTATAGACCTCAGACTTGAAGAGCTCGATAATTTTGCAAAGACTTATCTGCAGAAACGTAATCTGATACCGCCTACCAAATAG
- a CDS encoding transcriptional regulator: MMKTSIQKKLLSICSQAELGRRMKRRAQTVNGWFKNKIPGELVLKVSKAVDWQVTPNELRPDLYPNPKDGLPQKEA, encoded by the coding sequence ATGATGAAGACATCAATTCAAAAAAAGCTCTTATCGATTTGCAGTCAGGCTGAACTAGGACGCCGGATGAAAAGGAGAGCCCAAACTGTAAACGGCTGGTTCAAAAACAAAATTCCCGGAGAACTGGTGCTCAAAGTGAGTAAGGCCGTCGATTGGCAAGTTACTCCTAATGAATTACGACCTGATCTTTATCCCAATCCAAAAGATGGTTTACCTCAGAAGGAGGCTTAA
- a CDS encoding toxin YdaT family protein, whose protein sequence is MQSATYQHHNQRLAGPLKTQNQFMAHRRDCFKHRSIQVAVREWESTLPGQAQEKIAQMVAEQWAKEGGRGIAVNKQNLFRYLKNEGGSEKYTAYIMQLSGAIVAAMPIEIARKHGLSNARTEAELVASAIKECSEAHQAKLLGAPLQKLEKEIREAAIALFNMLPADAAGPLLASISAVAPQFF, encoded by the coding sequence ATGCAGTCAGCTACATATCAACATCATAACCAACGCCTGGCCGGACCGCTGAAAACTCAAAATCAATTTATGGCGCATCGGCGAGATTGCTTTAAGCACCGTTCAATACAGGTTGCAGTTCGGGAGTGGGAATCCACTTTGCCCGGCCAGGCGCAGGAGAAAATCGCTCAGATGGTGGCTGAGCAGTGGGCGAAGGAAGGGGGCCGCGGTATCGCGGTCAACAAGCAGAATTTATTCCGGTATCTGAAAAACGAAGGTGGTTCGGAAAAATACACCGCATACATCATGCAACTGTCGGGGGCAATCGTCGCCGCTATGCCCATTGAGATCGCCAGAAAGCATGGACTCAGTAACGCCAGAACGGAAGCCGAGCTGGTGGCGAGCGCTATCAAAGAATGCAGTGAGGCACATCAGGCGAAGTTGCTGGGCGCACCGCTGCAAAAGCTTGAGAAGGAGATCCGCGAAGCGGCAATCGCTTTATTCAACATGTTACCTGCTGACGCGGCGGGACCACTACTGGCGAGCATCAGCGCCGTAGCGCCGCAATTTTTTTAA
- a CDS encoding DnaT-like ssDNA-binding domain-containing protein — MSIDAMRWAKKVKTGKSSSKAILTWLADMCGADLCAYPSVAALAEATEMDRKTVLAGLQHLQEIGLVVDTGERRGRTKQIPVYKLVGVEESIPDAEQIQNRNSLKDPKNGTVNLNRTENGTVNTNSAINGTISGNKGTKNGIVNSSYFNQRVPFFPLNSPKNGTRNLPRNHKDLNPTHRELVEPVIPDYPDQPGIGIGQQQPFGKFRMFEDWKPTADFARQANLWGMPLKAGINIEAELSSFIAYWQAEGKVFHQIQWEQKFSRHLDRAKVLKAPQTGGTENASVRPQPAASRAVQQIQSAHAEWRRRNGLDGGRDSVAVMAGDGGNLLEPLDAEEWGRTHGPVDSSDRFDD; from the coding sequence ATGAGCATTGATGCAATGCGGTGGGCCAAGAAAGTTAAGACCGGAAAATCCTCCAGTAAGGCGATCCTGACCTGGCTGGCTGATATGTGCGGCGCTGACTTGTGCGCTTACCCGTCCGTCGCTGCGCTTGCAGAGGCTACTGAGATGGACAGAAAGACGGTGCTTGCAGGCTTGCAGCATCTGCAGGAAATCGGCCTGGTTGTCGACACAGGTGAACGGCGCGGCAGGACAAAGCAAATTCCTGTGTACAAGCTGGTTGGTGTTGAGGAAAGCATACCCGATGCCGAACAGATCCAAAACCGGAACTCTTTAAAGGATCCCAAAAACGGGACGGTTAATTTGAACCGTACCGAAAACGGAACTGTTAATACAAACAGTGCCATTAACGGGACTATTTCAGGAAATAAGGGTACCAAAAACGGGATTGTTAACAGTTCATATTTTAACCAAAGAGTGCCGTTTTTCCCTTTAAACAGTCCCAAAAACGGGACACGGAATCTACCAAGGAACCATAAAGATCTAAACCCCACACATAGAGAACTGGTCGAACCTGTTATTCCTGATTATCCGGATCAGCCAGGTATCGGAATTGGGCAACAGCAGCCATTCGGCAAATTCCGGATGTTTGAAGACTGGAAGCCAACAGCCGACTTTGCACGACAGGCAAACCTGTGGGGCATGCCGCTCAAGGCAGGCATAAATATCGAAGCCGAGCTGAGCAGTTTCATCGCTTACTGGCAAGCCGAAGGGAAAGTGTTTCATCAAATTCAGTGGGAGCAGAAGTTCTCTCGCCACCTGGATCGCGCAAAGGTTCTGAAAGCACCACAAACGGGAGGTACCGAGAATGCATCAGTTAGACCACAGCCAGCAGCATCCCGAGCTGTTCAGCAAATACAGTCAGCACACGCAGAGTGGCGACGCCGGAACGGACTTGATGGCGGCAGAGACAGCGTGGCGGTTATGGCAGGTGATGGGGGAAATCTTCTCGAACCGCTGGACGCAGAAGAATGGGGCAGAACCCACGGCCCTGTGGATAGCTCAGATAGGTTCGATGACTGA
- a CDS encoding replication protein P: MGEIFSNRWTQKNGAEPTALWIAQIGSMTESQIKLVCQQCMDRCAVGNTWPPDLAEFVSLVSDSGANPFGLTSDRVMSEYRRWRNESYRFSGSDKYPWPQPVLYHICIEMRRTGVERQMTEGELKKLAEKLLTKWTKHVSNGLSVPPIRRQLAAPQHPAGPTPAQLLMEEYQRRKAAGLTN, encoded by the coding sequence ATGGGGGAAATCTTCTCGAACCGCTGGACGCAGAAGAATGGGGCAGAACCCACGGCCCTGTGGATAGCTCAGATAGGTTCGATGACTGAGAGCCAGATCAAACTGGTTTGTCAGCAATGCATGGACCGTTGCGCGGTAGGTAACACATGGCCCCCGGATCTTGCTGAGTTCGTTTCGCTGGTTTCAGATAGTGGTGCAAATCCGTTCGGGCTGACATCTGACCGGGTGATGAGTGAATACCGTCGCTGGCGTAACGAGTCGTATCGTTTTTCGGGTAGTGACAAATATCCCTGGCCCCAGCCGGTGCTCTATCACATCTGTATCGAAATGCGCAGAACTGGTGTTGAGCGTCAGATGACCGAGGGGGAACTTAAAAAACTGGCAGAGAAGTTATTAACCAAATGGACGAAGCACGTAAGCAACGGGCTTTCAGTTCCACCAATCCGTCGGCAGCTAGCTGCACCGCAGCATCCGGCAGGGCCAACTCCGGCACAGCTACTGATGGAAGAGTACCAACGCCGTAAAGCGGCAGGTTTAACCAACTAA
- a CDS encoding PerC family transcriptional regulator gives MTKTLTQKEQVAVFVRYQPNCAVGDVSDALDLAGGTAGRLLRELSDEGVIIRSRNSVQYTYRAVPHADIPDVILPCMVEKSDPVRMQAAEQKAKELEERGLWRRAAAVYSDMFGIAGSAVEVARIAKRRKDCLRQAGRV, from the coding sequence ATGACCAAAACATTAACCCAAAAAGAACAGGTAGCGGTATTCGTGCGCTACCAACCGAACTGCGCCGTAGGCGATGTTTCCGATGCGTTGGACTTGGCTGGCGGCACAGCTGGCAGATTGCTGCGTGAGCTCAGTGACGAAGGCGTGATCATTCGATCACGTAACAGCGTTCAGTACACATACAGGGCGGTACCGCACGCAGATATTCCAGACGTAATCCTCCCGTGCATGGTTGAAAAAAGTGATCCGGTCAGGATGCAGGCCGCCGAGCAGAAAGCGAAGGAGCTAGAGGAGAGGGGGCTTTGGCGAAGAGCAGCAGCAGTATATTCGGACATGTTTGGTATCGCCGGTAGCGCTGTTGAAGTAGCCCGTATTGCCAAGCGCCGTAAAGACTGTCTGCGCCAGGCGGGGAGGGTATGA